Proteins found in one Phocoena sinus isolate mPhoSin1 chromosome 19, mPhoSin1.pri, whole genome shotgun sequence genomic segment:
- the OSGIN1 gene encoding LOW QUALITY PROTEIN: oxidative stress-induced growth inhibitor 1 (The sequence of the model RefSeq protein was modified relative to this genomic sequence to represent the inferred CDS: inserted 2 bases in 2 codons), which translates to MSNGWKDHLGASSSEPLPVVIIGNGPSGICLSYLLSGYNPYVKPDAIHPHPVLQRKLTEAPGVSIVDQDLDYLSEGLEGRCQSPVALLFDALLRPDTDFGGNVESVLTWKHQKERAIPHLVLGRNLPGGAWHSIEGSMVTLSQGDWMGLPDLQVKDWMCRKRRGLRNSRATAGDIAHYYRDYVIKKGLSHXFVSGAVVTAVEWGTPEPSSPGARDPSPLFQVNGFVTTADQSQQPFSLCARNVVLATGTSDSPARLGIPGEALPFVHRDLSALEAATRAGTVSPFSDPVLIIGAGLSAADAVLYARHYNIPVIHAFRRSVDDPGLVFNQLPKVLYPEYHKVHQMMREQSILSPSPYEGYRSLPEHQLLLLREDRQAVFRDPRGLQKVFGIALVLALIGSHPDLSFLPGAGADLATDPNQPLSAKRNPXDVDPFTYQSIHREGLYAVGPLAGDNFVRFVQGGALAVASSLLRKEARKPP; encoded by the exons AAGCCAGATGCCATCCACCCACACCCCGTGCTGCAGAGGAAGCTCACCGAGGCGCCGGGGGTCTCCATCGTGGACCAG GACCTGGATTACCTGTCCGAAGGCCTTGAAGGCCGGTGTCAAAGCCCTGTGGCCCTGCTGTTTGATGCCCTCCTGCGCCCAGACACAGACTTTGGGGGCAACGTGGAGTCTGTCCTCACCTGGAAGCACCAGAAGGAGCGAGCCATCCCCCACCTGGTCCTGGGCCGGAACCTGCCAGGGGGCGCCTGGCAT TCCATTGAAGGCTCCATGGTGACCCTGAGCCAAGGTGATTGGATGGGGCTCCCGGACCTGCAGGTCAAGGACTGGATGTGCAGGAAGCGAAG AGGTCTTCGCAACAGCCGGGCCACGGCCGGGGACATCGCCCACTACTATAGGGACTACGTGATCAAGAAGGGCCTGAGCC AATTTGTGTCTGGCGCCGTGGTCACGGCCGTGGAGTGGGGGACGCCCGAGCCCAGCAGCCCCGGCGCCCGGGACCCCAGCCCCCTCTTCCAGGTGAACGGCTTCGTGACCACCGCGGACCAGAGCCAGCAGCCCTTCTCCCTATGCGCCCGCAACGTGGTCTTGGCCACTGGCACGTCTGACAGCCCAGCCCGGCTGGGCATCCCCGGGGAGGCCCTGCCCTTCGTCCATCGTGATCTGTCGGCCCTGGAGGCAGCCACACGGGCAGGCACCGTGTCCCCGTTCTCGGACCCCGTCCTCATCATCGGGGCGGGACTGTCGGCGGCCGACGCGGTCCTCTATGCCCGCCACTACAACATCCCTGTGATCCACGCCTTCCGCCGGTCCGTGGACGACCCCGGCCTGGTGTTCAACCAGCTGCCCAAGGTGCTGTACCCGGAGTACCACAAGGTGCACCAGATGATGCGGGAGCAGTCCATCCTGTCGCCCAGCCCCTACGAGGGCTACCGAAGCCTCCCCGAGCACCAGCTGCTCCTCCTCAGGGAGGACCGCCAGGCTGTGTTCCGGGACCCCCGGGGCCTCCAGAAGGTCTTCGGCATCGCCCTGGTGCTGGCCCTCATTGGCTCCCACCCTGATCTGTCCTTCCTCCCGGGCGCAGGCGCTGACCTCGCCACGGACCCCAACCAGCCACTGAGCGCCAAGAGGAACC TTGACGTGGACCCCTTCACTTACCAGAGCATCCACCGGGAGGGCCTGTACGCCGTGGGGCCACTGGCCGGGGACAACTTTGTGAGGTTTGTGCAGGGCGGGGCCCTGGCTGTGGCCAGCTCCCTGCTGAGGAAGGAGGCCAGGAAGCCGCCCTAG